AGCGCTCGGCCACCGCGCGCAGCAGCCCGTCCGCGCCCGGCACCTCCCATGAAACGAGCACCGCCGCCAGGGAGGCGTCCGAGCCGACGACGGCCATCGCGTCCTCACCTCGGTGCGTCCACCGCATCCGGAACTGCAACTCCTCCAGCCCCGCGCTCACCCGGTGCATCTGCCCGGCCAGCGCCGTGTCCGAATCGCTGGGTTCCGTGATCAGGGTGAGGATCGTTCGATGCATGCGCACTCCCGGGGGGATCGAGGGGTCTGTGCCGGCTTCTACCCCACCCGAAAGATCGTTACGCTGCGCACGCAAGTAGCCACATATAGCGAGAAAGCGGTGCATACAGGCGGACGCCCGCGCCCCTGCGAAGGGAACGCGGGCGTCCGTCCGGCCGGGCGGCTCAGGCCGCCACGGCCGTGGTCGCCGGCTCCAGGGCCAGCTCGAGGACCTCGCGGACGTCGCTGACGGTGAACACCGTCATGGAGTCCAGCACCTCCTGAGGCACCTCCTCCAGGTCCGGCTCGTTGCGCTTCGGCACGATCGCGGTGGTGATGCCCAGCCGGCTCGCGGCCAGCAGCTTCTGCTTCAGCCCGCCGATCGGCAGCACCCGCCCGGTCAGCGACACCTCACCGGTCATCGCGACGTCCGGCCGCACCGCCCGTCCCGACAGCAACGACGCGAGCGCCGTCGTCATCGTGATGCCGGCGCTCGGGCCGTCCTTCGGGATCGCGCCCGCCGGCACGTGGACGTGCACGCCGCGGTCCTTCAGGTCGCCGACGGGCAGTTCGAGCTCGGCGCCCCGCGAGCGCAGGTAGCTGAGCGCGATCCGCGCCGACTCCTTCATCACGTCGCCGAGCTGCCCGGTGAGCGTCACCCCGGTGTCGCCGGTCTCCTTGTCGGCCAGCGACGCCTCGATGTACAGAACGTCGCCGCCCGCGCCGGTCACCGCCAGGCCCGTCGCGACGCCCGGCACCCCGGTGCGGCGCTCGCCCCGGCTCAGCTCGACCTCGGGCGTGTGCCTCGGCCGGCCGAGGTAGCCCCTGAGGTCGTCGCGGCCGATCGAGACCGGCAGCGCCGCCTTCTCCAGCGCCACGTTCGCGGCGACCTTCCGCAGCACCCGCGCGATCGACCGGTCCAGCGACCGGACGCCCGCCTCGCGGGTGTACTCGGACGCGAGCAGCCGCAGCGCCGCGTCGTCCAGCGTCACCTCCGACGGCTCCAGCCCCGCCTTGTCGAGCTGGCGCGGCAGCAGGTGGTCGCGGGCGATCGTCACCTTCTCGTGCTCGGTGTAGCCGTCGAGCTGCACCAGCTCCATCCGGTCCAGCAGCGGCCCGGGGATCGCCTCCACCACGTTCGCCGTCGCCAGGAACAGGACGTCGCTGAGGTCGAGCTCGACCTCGAGGTAGTGGTCGCGGAACGTGTGGTTCTGCTCCGGGTCCAGCACCTCGAGCAGCGCGGCCGTCGGGTCGCCCCGGTAGTCGGCGCCGACCTTGTCGACCTCGTCCAGCAGGACGACCGGGTTCATCGTCCCCGCCTCCCGGATCGCCCGCACGATGCGGCCGGGCAGCGCGCCCACGTACGTCCGGCGGTGGCCGCGGATCTCGGCCTCGTCCCGGACGCCGCCCAGCGCGACCCGGACGAACTCGCGGCCCATCGCCCGCGCGACCGACTCGCCCAGCGACGTCTTGCCGACCCCGGGAGGGCCGGCCAGCGCGAGCACCGCGCCGCTGCGCCGGCCGCCCACGACGCCGAGCCCGCGCTCCTCACGGCGCTTGCGCACCGCCAGGTACTCGATGATGCGCTCCTTGACGTCGTCGAGGCCCGCGTGGTCGGCGTCCAGGATCTCCCGGGCGCCCGCGATGTCGTAGGCGTCCTCGGTGCGCTCGTTCCACGGGATGTCGAGGACCGTGTCGAGCCAGGTGCGGATCCAGCCGCCCTCCGGGGAGGCGTCCGACGACCGCTCCAGCTTGTCGACCTCCTTCAGCGCGGCCTCCCGCACCTTCTCGGGCAGGTTCGCCGCCTCGATCCGGGCGCGGTAGTCGTCCTCCTCGTCGGCGGGGTCGCCGTTCAGCTCGGCCAGCTCCTTGCGGATGGCCTCCTGCTGCTGCCGCAGCAGGAACTCCCGCTGCGTCTTCTCCATGCCCTCCTGCACGTCCTTGCGGATGGTCTCCGCGACGTCCAGTTCCGCGAGGTGGTCGCGCGCCCACCCGATCACGAGGGTGAGCCGCTCGACGACGTCCGGCGTCTCCAGCAGCTCGACCTTCTGCTCGTCCGACAGGTAGGGGGCGTACCCGGCGTTGTCCGCCAGCGTCGACGGGTCGTCGATCTGCTGGACGACGTCGACGACCTGCCACGCGCCGCGCTTCTGCAGGATCGCGCCGACGAGGCCCTTGTACTCCTTCGCCAGCTCCTGCGCCCGCCCGGACGGCGGCTGCTTCTCGATCAGGGTCCCCTCGACCCACAGGGCCGCGCCCGGCCCGGTCGTCCCCGTCCCGATCCGCACCCGTGCGACGCCGCGCACCACGGCTCCCGGCTCCCCGCCGGGCAGCCGCCCCTCCTGCTCGATCACGCCCAGCGTGCCGACGGCCGCGTACTGTCCGTCCAGCCGGGGCACCAGCAGCACCCGCGGCTTGCCGGGCGTGCGTATCCCCGGCCCCTGCGTCCGCGCCACCGACCGCGCGGCCTCGATCGCCGCGCGGACCTCCGCGCCGTCGGACAGGTCGAGGGGCACCACCATGCCCGGCAGAACGGCCCCGTCGTCCAGGGGCAGCACCGGCAGCGTCAGGGTCTCGCTCATGCTCACTCCAAGTCCGTGTCGTCCCGGCCCCTCGGGAGGGCCGCCGACTCAACCCGAGAGTTGAGTCATACACACTCAAGAAAACGGAGCGCAAGTTTGTTTCCTCCCCCTGTTCGCTCTCAGCGATCAAGCGAACCCCCGGGAAGGCTCACGGCAGGTCGCCGATCGCGCAGGCGACGCCTCTCGTCCTCCCCCATGACGTAACCACCCGCGCCTCCCGGATGTGCCCGTCCTGCCCGGGCGGCGAGACTGGCCGCATGCTCCTTCCCGACGAACCACGCCTGGTGCCGCCGACCCCGGCGGTGCGGGCGTCCTTCCTCGCGGGCGAGCCGGCCGACTGCCGCGCCGACGGGACGTCCGCCGCGTGGCTCGCCC
The nucleotide sequence above comes from Actinomadura algeriensis. Encoded proteins:
- the lon gene encoding endopeptidase La, whose protein sequence is MSETLTLPVLPLDDGAVLPGMVVPLDLSDGAEVRAAIEAARSVARTQGPGIRTPGKPRVLLVPRLDGQYAAVGTLGVIEQEGRLPGGEPGAVVRGVARVRIGTGTTGPGAALWVEGTLIEKQPPSGRAQELAKEYKGLVGAILQKRGAWQVVDVVQQIDDPSTLADNAGYAPYLSDEQKVELLETPDVVERLTLVIGWARDHLAELDVAETIRKDVQEGMEKTQREFLLRQQQEAIRKELAELNGDPADEEDDYRARIEAANLPEKVREAALKEVDKLERSSDASPEGGWIRTWLDTVLDIPWNERTEDAYDIAGAREILDADHAGLDDVKERIIEYLAVRKRREERGLGVVGGRRSGAVLALAGPPGVGKTSLGESVARAMGREFVRVALGGVRDEAEIRGHRRTYVGALPGRIVRAIREAGTMNPVVLLDEVDKVGADYRGDPTAALLEVLDPEQNHTFRDHYLEVELDLSDVLFLATANVVEAIPGPLLDRMELVQLDGYTEHEKVTIARDHLLPRQLDKAGLEPSEVTLDDAALRLLASEYTREAGVRSLDRSIARVLRKVAANVALEKAALPVSIGRDDLRGYLGRPRHTPEVELSRGERRTGVPGVATGLAVTGAGGDVLYIEASLADKETGDTGVTLTGQLGDVMKESARIALSYLRSRGAELELPVGDLKDRGVHVHVPAGAIPKDGPSAGITMTTALASLLSGRAVRPDVAMTGEVSLTGRVLPIGGLKQKLLAASRLGITTAIVPKRNEPDLEEVPQEVLDSMTVFTVSDVREVLELALEPATTAVAA